In Burkholderiales bacterium, the following proteins share a genomic window:
- a CDS encoding MFS transporter — protein sequence MPIAVALALTFIAFTALNAARVLLSLYALTLGAPASSVGVLGGMFYVFPLLLSWPIGALSDRIGPRRLLIVGAVAGTGALLLPYFVRQVGAFYAAAALSGLSIAFYHVTLQNLVGTLSTPQQRARNFSNFSLVGALTSFVGPLMAGVSIDHIGHANAALAIVGLSLCAFVALAIGWRHLPKPRPPAPKAAAPADMPADPGIWRMLTASAMVQLGTDLFQFYIPIYGHEIGLSASAIGLVLASFAAAAFVVRIFLPRLVKQARPDKVLMYSFYAGALGFLAVPFFHSVLPLMLCSFSFGLGMGCGTPLTVMLMFETSSAGRSGRTLGIRLTTTNAVRAFGPMIFGAIGTAFGIPPVFWINGALMAAQGYWTKRSSASKS from the coding sequence GTGCCTATCGCAGTCGCACTCGCGCTCACCTTCATCGCATTCACCGCGCTCAACGCCGCGCGCGTTCTGCTGTCTCTGTATGCGCTCACGCTCGGCGCGCCCGCTTCCTCGGTGGGCGTGCTCGGCGGCATGTTCTATGTGTTTCCGCTGCTCCTGTCGTGGCCGATCGGCGCGCTGTCCGACCGGATAGGACCGCGGCGTTTGCTGATCGTCGGCGCGGTCGCCGGCACCGGCGCGCTGCTGCTGCCGTATTTCGTGCGGCAGGTCGGAGCGTTCTACGCGGCGGCGGCGCTGAGCGGGCTGTCGATCGCGTTCTATCACGTCACGCTGCAAAACCTCGTGGGCACGCTGAGCACGCCGCAGCAGCGCGCGCGCAACTTCAGCAACTTCAGCCTCGTGGGCGCGCTGACGAGCTTCGTGGGGCCGCTGATGGCGGGGGTGTCGATCGACCACATCGGACACGCGAACGCGGCGCTGGCGATCGTCGGCCTGTCGCTGTGCGCGTTCGTCGCGCTGGCGATCGGCTGGCGGCACCTGCCCAAGCCCAGGCCGCCGGCGCCGAAAGCCGCGGCGCCCGCGGACATGCCCGCCGACCCGGGCATCTGGCGCATGCTCACCGCGAGCGCGATGGTTCAGCTCGGGACCGACCTCTTCCAGTTCTACATCCCGATCTACGGCCACGAGATCGGGCTCTCGGCCTCGGCGATCGGCCTGGTGCTCGCGAGCTTCGCGGCGGCCGCGTTCGTCGTGCGCATCTTCCTGCCGCGGCTCGTGAAGCAGGCGCGGCCGGACAAGGTGTTGATGTACTCGTTCTACGCCGGCGCGCTCGGCTTTCTCGCGGTGCCGTTCTTCCACAGCGTGCTTCCGCTGATGCTGTGCTCGTTCTCGTTCGGGCTGGGGATGGGCTGCGGCACGCCGCTCACGGTGATGCTGATGTTCGAGACCTCTTCCGCCGGCCGCTCGGGCCGCACGCTGGGCATACGCCTGACGACGACCAACGCGGTGCGCGCCTTCGGCCCGATGATCTTCGGCGCGATCGGCACCGCGTTCGGCATCCCTCCGGTGTTCTGGATCAACGGCGCCCTGATGGCGGCGCAGGGGTACTGGACGAAGCGGAGCAGTGCTTCGAAAAGCTAA
- a CDS encoding FecR family protein, translating into MKTLIAAGLAVAIAVAALPAAAQDYAGVVKTARGTTSIERAGKPIAVAPGVHLYQGDRLVTGSTGYLGVTMRDDTLLTLGPGTTVSLDQYAFDPKTHDGNFLASMTKGMLSVVTGLIAKREPDNFAVKTRVSTMGVRGTEFIIEANEQ; encoded by the coding sequence ATGAAGACGTTGATCGCAGCGGGTCTCGCAGTGGCCATCGCCGTCGCCGCGCTCCCGGCGGCCGCGCAGGACTACGCGGGCGTGGTCAAGACGGCGCGCGGGACTACGAGCATCGAGCGCGCGGGCAAACCGATTGCCGTAGCGCCGGGGGTGCACCTCTACCAGGGCGATCGCCTCGTGACGGGCAGCACCGGCTATCTCGGCGTCACCATGCGCGACGATACGTTGCTCACCCTCGGCCCCGGCACCACGGTGAGCCTCGACCAGTACGCATTCGATCCCAAGACGCACGACGGCAATTTCCTCGCGTCCATGACGAAAGGCATGCTCTCGGTCGTCACCGGGCTGATCGCCAAGCGCGAGCCCGATAATTTCGCGGTCAAGACGCGCGTCTCGACCATGGGCGTGCGCGGCACCGAGTTCATCATCGAAGCGAATGAGCAGTAA
- a CDS encoding OmpA family protein yields MSSKGDAIRTVIAAAAAVAVLGCAEPPKPKPAPVYSERIVLLPNKDGRDSAVIVKRATGDQRISTPYEAVDLVGSKESRNELAQEEVEKRYGGVLEAQPARPFTYTLYFTTGTTELTAASRQSLNEVRSKIKGFPAAQVTVTGHTDRVGGSEANDALSLKRAAAIRDLLVRIGIPRDAIEVVGRGEREPVVQTADGVAEERNRRVEIKLR; encoded by the coding sequence ATGAGCAGTAAGGGCGACGCAATCCGTACCGTCATTGCCGCCGCGGCTGCGGTGGCGGTCCTGGGCTGCGCCGAGCCGCCGAAGCCCAAGCCGGCGCCCGTCTACTCCGAGCGTATCGTGCTCCTTCCCAACAAGGACGGGCGCGATTCGGCGGTGATCGTCAAACGCGCCACCGGCGACCAGCGGATCTCGACGCCGTACGAGGCGGTCGATCTCGTCGGCAGCAAGGAAAGCCGCAACGAGCTCGCGCAGGAAGAGGTCGAGAAGCGCTACGGCGGCGTGCTCGAAGCGCAACCCGCCAGGCCTTTCACGTACACGCTGTATTTCACGACCGGGACCACCGAGCTGACCGCGGCCTCGCGCCAGTCGCTGAACGAGGTGCGCTCGAAGATCAAGGGCTTCCCCGCGGCGCAGGTGACCGTGACCGGTCACACCGACCGCGTCGGCGGCTCGGAGGCCAACGACGCCCTGTCGCTGAAGCGCGCCGCGGCCATCCGCGATCTGCTCGTGCGGATCGGCATCCCGCGCGACGCGATCGAAGTCGTGGGCCGCGGCGAGCGCGAGCCGGTTGTGCAGACGGCGGACGGCGTCGCGGAAGAGCGCAATCGCCGGGTCGAGATCAAGCTCCGGTAG